DNA from Salmo trutta chromosome 14, fSalTru1.1, whole genome shotgun sequence:
TCTTCCTGGATATCTTTAATGATGCTATCGCTGAGCTCAAGTAGAGTCTACACAGGAATCCAATGTGGCCCTGCTCAAACAGACCCATACACTGTCAATCTGCAGTAAAGAGGTCGACACTCctccaatcaatcaaatgtatttacaaagccctttttacatcggcagttgtcacaaagtgctttcacagaaatccagcctaaaactccaaagagcaagcaatgcagatgtaatagcacggtggctaggaaaaactccctagaaaggcaggaacctaggaggaaacctagagaggaaccaggctctgaggggtggcaagtcctcttctggctgtcctGGGTGAAGATTAAGGGTATATGGCCATTAAGGGCAGATGGTTCTTCAAGATCTTAATCGACGACCATCAGGGTATACACTCCTGTATATTACTGTACATTATTTCACTCCAACGCTTTAAGAAAATTATTTCCATAATTGACTGTGAGCTGATTGATTGCAATGGACTTtctaaaggtcaaataaatgtaGACATTTTCTGTATAGTGTTTTGTGTACTGTaccttaaaataaaaaatatttttgcttaAATAATCAGGGTGTATTTATTGAAGGCTGTGAGTGTGTGCAGCTGTCCAACACAAATGTCACGGTTTCTTTTGGTCGCACACAGTAGTCAAGAAATGTGGCAGAACAGACCAGTATATGTAGGTAGGCATCTCTTTAGCTGCAGAATATACAACATTTCAAATGCTCACAACataaaatacccttttcacatcACTGTGTCGACCCGAACCCAACTGCTGGCTCAGATCTTTTCATCACAGTTCCAGGAACTATAGTGGATGCTTGGCTGGGCTCTGTTCggctcagtacagcttggtttgacTCTGAAAAGCCCTATAAAAACATAAAATCAAAGTCCCAAACACTTTCTCAAAGGCCTGCCTATCCACCACACGTCCCAGTCTAGTCGAGAAGTACAGCGTCTCAGAACTACTATATCGCTTCAACCTCAATATAGTCTCCCCTATGGAGTCCCCGGTGTCCCCCAGAGTCATAACGTCCGTCACGGGCAGATACACGTCCTTCCTGCTTCCCCAGAACGTCAGGTGAGACACTTTCAGCGTCGTCTGGGACTCATCCAGGTACATCATCCCGACGACGCGTCTCAGGTAGTGACTGGCCGAGTAGAGCATGGCGGCGGCGAACGCCGCTATCCCCGTGCTGTAGCTAACCAGCAGGTACGAAGCATCTCCTTGGGAATACATGTAGTAGACGGGCGGGAGTAAGAGCATGGTGATTCCGGTTTGGAGCAGTTTGAGTCGGGAGACCGCTCTCAGGAGTTTGATGTGAGGTAAGGAGTAGATGAGGTTGTATTTTTGGGTGGATAAGTCAGAGTATTTGGCGAGAGCAGTGACGTGGGGGGATGGGGTTACTGGGTAGCTGTGTTGGATACTAGGCGTCCATCTTGGGCCCAGTCGGCTGACTACATGGGGTTGTGGGCCACAGATTAGCGACCTTGAGCTGCCTCTCAACACGTATCCTCTGCAGTGGGCCAGCACATGGAAGGACAGCCGAGGGAAGAGTGTTGTAGACCTATGCtgtgggatagagacagagagagggtaggggagagaaATAGggtagagatagcaggagagggGCAGAGGGCAACAGATGGAGACATGAGAAATACAAAAATACTTTGTTTTTGTTTAAAACTACAAGCTGTTTAGAGAGCAAGAAGCCATACAACAGAGAACCAATTATGTTGCTGCATCCTCATTCATCCAATTTATTCTAACGGTATTCTGTTTTACTCTATTCTATATTAATGGCTATACAACTGATAGTCTAATATTGAGTCAAACGACAATAAGAAATAACTAATTTACCAACCATGTTAGCTGGCTTCTGTCTTGCAAAATATGTGAGAAAACATCTCAGGAAGGTATCATTCACGCTGTTAGCCAGATGGCTAGGTCAGACCTTGCACTTTGGCACAGGAAGTAATTTACGCAATGTTCCAAGAGCAATTCCGCCCTCTTGTGAACAATAATTATTTTTGAAAAGCAGGATATTTATTGCGCAAgtcttttacattttatttaaactttaggTTCCACAAACCTATTAAAACGGAAAGTGGGAGATCCAATATGACAGTCATGAGGCAACAATGTTGCTGTTTGATCATGTGAATAGGATGTTGTGAAACTACGCTAACGATTTCAAATGTAGCCACTGAATTATTTTGTGTCTTGCTTCTGCATAGACTGAAGAAGGCATGTCAAGACAATCTTCGGTGGAGTCCTGAGTTCCGATCTTCCAAAGAAGTGTCACTGCTTGCAGCCAACTGGAACACTATTGAGACATCTTTCCAACCTCATTGGCCTATTAAGAACTGGTAACTTTGTGACAGTGTTAATGCACTGATGTCTGTCCAACAGCATAGCAGAAGTGTGTTGGACAGTCTACACCGCAGAATTGTGAGTCAGTGACCGTATGGACTCGGCGCAAAAATGCTGCAACTCGGAGACGAAATCGCCCTATTATCTGTGGTGTTCGCGTTCGTTCTCCTCGGAACACGTAGCACGATATGGTCCATCGCCCTCACCGCCTGCCTCTATGCC
Protein-coding regions in this window:
- the LOC115147394 gene encoding transmembrane protein 186-like encodes the protein MHRSTTLFPRLSFHVLAHCRGYVLRGSSRSLICGPQPHVVSRLGPRWTPSIQHSYPVTPSPHVTALAKYSDLSTQKYNLIYSLPHIKLLRAVSRLKLLQTGITMLLLPPVYYMYSQGDASYLLVSYSTGIAAFAAAMLYSASHYLRRVVGMMYLDESQTTLKVSHLTFWGSRKDVYLPVTDVMTLGDTGDSIGETILRLKRYSSSETLYFSTRLGRVVDRQAFEKVFGTLILCFYRAFQSQTKLY